Proteins encoded within one genomic window of Jiangella mangrovi:
- a CDS encoding alpha/beta fold hydrolase — protein MWVGQTHLVGLSFGASLVLAAFHRHRELATSLTLVSGYAGWLGSLGRTEADQRLARSLEASWLTPGEFVAAMAPSMFSPSADGEKVAPFLDSVREFRPSGFRAMARASYADQRHVLAEIDVPMLLLYAGQDVRAPVSLGAAIHDAVMRSELVVLAGSGHVSPVEAPDEVTRELRRFLRSAGPPPGIRR, from the coding sequence TTGTGGGTCGGGCAGACGCACCTCGTCGGGCTCTCCTTCGGCGCCTCGCTGGTGCTCGCGGCGTTCCACCGGCACCGAGAGCTGGCGACGTCGCTCACCCTGGTGAGCGGGTACGCCGGCTGGCTCGGCTCGCTCGGCCGGACCGAGGCGGACCAGCGGCTGGCCCGCTCGCTGGAGGCGTCGTGGCTCACACCCGGCGAGTTCGTCGCCGCGATGGCGCCGTCGATGTTCTCGCCCTCGGCAGACGGCGAGAAGGTGGCCCCGTTCCTCGACAGCGTTCGTGAGTTCCGTCCGAGCGGGTTCCGGGCGATGGCACGCGCCAGCTACGCGGACCAGCGCCACGTGCTGGCCGAGATCGATGTGCCGATGCTCCTGCTCTACGCCGGGCAGGACGTCCGCGCACCGGTCTCGCTCGGCGCGGCCATCCACGACGCGGTGATGCGGTCCGAGCTCGTCGTGCTCGCCGGCTCGGGCCACGTCAGCCCGGTGGAGGCGCCGGACGAGGTCACCCGCGAACTGCGCCGCTTCCTGCGATCGGCCGGGCCACCGCCGGGGATCAGGCGGTGA
- a CDS encoding alkaline phosphatase family protein translates to MSSGRHRVLSAAAEVLTDPALSGIVDLVAWPEDDDGQRGVVVMNAAGSARLRPGEPDEVLSGRNPVADQDPMAFLPHGSEVADPSPPNERNAYPYAAERLLSVFSDPVRSPDLVVVHTPRHYFPEFGGHHGEHGSLDVIQSRAPLLLSGPGVRIDGLVADHARLRDIGPTLAWLAGVDPSPSHGRLSDAHGAPLDGVVLDRLVGRGARWVVGILWDGAHCGDLLEQAAAGRLPNVARLLSRGGALTGGAVAEFPSLTLANHTSILTGAAVGRHGVLGNLFLDRATGRRIDANDSTTWHRWPEWARPDVPTVFEQVAAVRPDALTACVNEPADRGAGYSTMQLIRQSGTGDGSAALAHLMPDAAASPYLGNRAHLVDDYYTWATRADDVGLQQVLSLWESAATAPALMWWASAVTDAGHHAGGPRSAVARDAFADSDRRLGAFLDRLDALGVTDDVVILLTADHGFEAADPACTGGWDQSLRSAGIEFDDVGPGFIYLGAMGGGEHMTTTGESRVSEAVPVTCAQCGTTAEDLPLTWVSSVERGRTLYYCDRCARDNLRSIEARLDSAWW, encoded by the coding sequence GTGAGTTCCGGTCGTCACCGCGTCCTGTCAGCAGCAGCAGAAGTACTGACCGACCCCGCACTGTCCGGCATCGTCGACCTCGTGGCCTGGCCCGAGGACGACGACGGACAGCGCGGGGTCGTCGTCATGAACGCCGCCGGATCCGCGCGGCTGCGGCCCGGGGAGCCCGACGAGGTGCTGTCCGGGCGCAACCCCGTCGCCGACCAGGACCCCATGGCGTTCCTTCCACACGGGTCCGAGGTGGCCGACCCGTCGCCGCCGAACGAGCGCAACGCCTACCCGTATGCGGCCGAGCGGCTGCTGTCGGTGTTCTCGGACCCCGTGCGCTCGCCCGACCTCGTCGTCGTGCACACCCCGCGGCACTACTTCCCGGAGTTCGGCGGCCACCACGGCGAGCACGGCAGCCTCGACGTCATCCAGTCCCGCGCGCCGCTGCTGCTCAGCGGGCCGGGCGTGCGGATCGACGGGCTGGTGGCCGACCACGCCCGGCTGCGCGACATCGGGCCCACCCTCGCCTGGCTGGCCGGCGTCGACCCGTCGCCGTCGCACGGCCGGCTGTCCGACGCGCACGGCGCACCCCTCGACGGCGTCGTGCTCGACCGGCTGGTCGGCCGCGGCGCCCGCTGGGTCGTCGGGATCCTGTGGGACGGCGCGCACTGCGGCGATCTGCTGGAGCAGGCCGCGGCCGGCCGGCTGCCGAACGTCGCCCGGCTGCTGTCGCGCGGAGGCGCGCTGACCGGCGGGGCCGTCGCCGAGTTCCCCAGCCTGACACTGGCCAACCACACGTCGATCCTCACCGGCGCCGCCGTCGGCCGGCACGGCGTGCTCGGCAACCTGTTCCTCGACCGCGCGACCGGCCGGCGCATCGACGCCAACGACTCCACCACCTGGCACCGCTGGCCCGAGTGGGCGCGTCCCGACGTCCCGACGGTGTTCGAGCAGGTCGCCGCCGTGCGCCCGGACGCCCTGACGGCATGCGTCAACGAGCCGGCCGACCGCGGCGCCGGCTACTCGACCATGCAGCTGATCCGGCAGAGCGGCACCGGCGACGGCTCAGCCGCGCTGGCGCACCTGATGCCCGACGCCGCCGCGTCGCCGTACCTCGGCAACCGCGCCCACCTGGTCGACGACTACTACACCTGGGCCACCCGCGCCGACGACGTCGGGCTGCAGCAGGTGCTGAGCCTGTGGGAGTCCGCGGCGACGGCGCCCGCCCTCATGTGGTGGGCCAGCGCCGTCACGGACGCCGGGCACCATGCAGGCGGGCCGCGGTCGGCGGTCGCCCGCGACGCCTTCGCCGACTCCGACCGCCGGCTCGGCGCCTTCCTCGACCGGCTCGACGCCCTGGGCGTCACCGACGACGTCGTCATCCTGCTCACCGCCGACCACGGGTTCGAGGCCGCCGACCCCGCGTGCACAGGTGGTTGGGACCAGTCGTTGCGATCGGCCGGCATCGAGTTCGACGATGTCGGGCCGGGGTTCATCTACCTCGGCGCAATGGGTGGGGGGGAACACATGACGACCACGGGGGAGAGCCGCGTGTCCGAAGCGGTGCCGGTGACGTGCGCACAATGCGGAACGACCGCCGAGGACCTGCCGCTGACCTGGGTCAGCAGCGTCGAACGCGGCCGCACGCTCTACTACTGCGACCGCTGTGCGCGCGACAACTTGCGATCCATCGAGGCACGGCTCGACTCCGCCTGGTGGTGA
- a CDS encoding WhiB family transcriptional regulator yields MMLTSVLDRAVAADESMPCKKDPELWFAESPADVEHAKLLCQECPVRAQCLAGAMDRAEPWGVWGGELFVSGAIVARKRPRGRPRKNEIAA; encoded by the coding sequence ATGATGCTGACCAGCGTTCTCGACCGTGCCGTAGCGGCCGACGAGTCCATGCCCTGCAAGAAGGACCCGGAGCTGTGGTTCGCCGAGTCGCCGGCTGACGTCGAACACGCCAAGCTGCTCTGCCAGGAGTGCCCCGTACGGGCACAGTGCCTCGCGGGTGCGATGGACCGGGCCGAGCCTTGGGGTGTGTGGGGCGGAGAGCTCTTCGTCTCCGGAGCCATCGTGGCGCGCAAGCGCCCGCGTGGCCGCCCCAGGAAGAACGAGATCGCGGCGTAG
- a CDS encoding ATP-dependent DNA helicase UvrD2, producing MPTPDVLAGLDPEQRAVATALTGPVCVIAGAGTGKTRAITHRIAHGVHTGAFDPRRTLAVTFTTRAAGEMRGRLRSLGAEGVQARTFHSAALRQARYFWPQITGSDLPEISSSKLPIVGSAASRCRVPTDRTVLRDLASEIEWAKVSNVLPESYVTAAEAAHREVGGVDPDSVARVYAAYEDLKTDRNVMDMEDILLAAVGLLSGHPGVAQQVRSQYHHFVVDEYQDVSPVQQKLLDLWMGERTDVCVVGDPAQTIYSFAGAQPDYLVRFPQRFPGATVVRLFRDYRSTPQVVDVANAVLKPGRDALAGVVLEAQRPPGPKPSFVEHPDELAEAAWVADQVAKLVANGTPLREISVLFRVNAQSEAYEQALANVGVAYVVRGAERFFDRGEVRQAAMLLRAAVRTADGAPDAPDAAAATAAVLSSAGWSPAPPAGGGQARERWESLAALVSLAEEVVAAKPGATLADVVEELEARAAAQHAPSADGVTLSSLHSAKGLEWDAVFVVGCHEGTLPLSYAETPAQIEEERRLLYVGVTRAREHLSISWSLARQPGGRGNRRPSRFLDGVRPGGGARSDHRPERGAGGRGRKSGAPARCRVCGAPLVDAVDRKLGRCGSCPSSMDDALFERLRAWRLERSQEQKVPAYVVFTDATLIAIAESKPADEAQLAAIPGVGRTKLDRYGEDVLRLCQDLAEELP from the coding sequence ATGCCCACACCCGACGTCCTCGCCGGCCTCGATCCCGAGCAGCGGGCGGTCGCCACCGCGCTCACCGGGCCGGTCTGCGTCATCGCCGGTGCGGGCACGGGCAAGACCCGCGCCATCACCCACCGCATCGCCCACGGCGTGCACACCGGCGCGTTCGACCCGCGCCGCACGCTCGCCGTCACGTTCACTACCCGCGCGGCCGGAGAGATGCGCGGCCGGCTGCGCTCGCTGGGCGCCGAGGGCGTGCAGGCGCGCACGTTCCACTCCGCTGCGCTGCGCCAGGCCCGCTACTTCTGGCCGCAGATCACCGGCTCCGACCTCCCCGAGATCAGCTCCAGCAAGCTGCCCATCGTCGGCTCGGCGGCGTCGCGCTGCCGGGTGCCCACCGACCGCACGGTGCTGCGCGACCTCGCGTCCGAGATCGAGTGGGCCAAGGTCAGCAACGTCCTGCCCGAGTCCTACGTCACCGCGGCCGAGGCCGCGCACCGCGAGGTCGGCGGCGTCGACCCCGACTCCGTCGCCCGCGTCTACGCCGCGTACGAGGACCTCAAGACCGACCGCAACGTCATGGACATGGAGGACATCCTGCTCGCCGCCGTCGGCCTGCTGTCCGGGCATCCCGGCGTCGCCCAGCAGGTGCGCTCGCAGTACCACCACTTCGTGGTCGACGAGTACCAGGACGTCTCGCCGGTGCAGCAGAAGCTGCTCGACCTCTGGATGGGCGAGCGCACCGACGTCTGCGTCGTCGGCGACCCCGCCCAGACCATCTACTCCTTCGCCGGCGCCCAGCCCGACTACCTCGTCCGCTTCCCGCAGCGCTTCCCCGGCGCCACCGTCGTGCGGCTGTTCCGCGACTACCGCTCCACGCCCCAGGTGGTCGACGTCGCCAACGCCGTCCTCAAGCCCGGCCGCGACGCCCTGGCCGGGGTCGTCCTCGAGGCGCAGCGCCCGCCCGGCCCCAAGCCGTCCTTCGTCGAGCACCCCGACGAGCTCGCCGAGGCCGCGTGGGTGGCCGACCAGGTGGCCAAGCTGGTCGCCAACGGCACTCCGCTGCGAGAGATCTCGGTGCTGTTCCGGGTCAACGCGCAGTCCGAGGCCTACGAGCAGGCGCTGGCCAACGTCGGCGTCGCCTACGTGGTCCGCGGCGCCGAGCGGTTCTTCGACCGCGGCGAGGTGCGCCAGGCGGCCATGCTGCTGCGAGCGGCGGTCCGCACGGCCGACGGCGCGCCCGATGCCCCCGACGCCGCGGCGGCCACGGCCGCGGTGCTCAGCTCGGCCGGCTGGTCGCCGGCCCCGCCCGCTGGCGGCGGCCAGGCCCGCGAGCGCTGGGAGTCGCTGGCGGCGCTGGTGTCGCTCGCCGAAGAGGTCGTGGCGGCCAAGCCCGGCGCCACGCTGGCCGACGTCGTCGAGGAGCTCGAGGCCCGGGCGGCCGCCCAGCACGCCCCCTCGGCCGACGGCGTCACCCTCTCGTCGCTGCACTCGGCCAAGGGCCTCGAATGGGACGCCGTCTTCGTCGTCGGCTGCCACGAGGGCACGCTGCCGCTGAGCTACGCCGAGACCCCCGCGCAGATCGAAGAGGAGCGTCGGCTGCTCTACGTCGGCGTCACCCGCGCTCGCGAGCACCTGTCCATCTCGTGGTCGCTGGCCCGCCAGCCCGGCGGGCGCGGCAACCGCCGGCCCAGCCGCTTCCTCGACGGCGTCCGCCCCGGCGGCGGTGCCCGCAGCGACCACCGGCCCGAGCGCGGCGCCGGCGGCCGCGGCCGCAAGTCCGGGGCGCCGGCGCGCTGCCGGGTGTGCGGCGCGCCGCTCGTCGACGCCGTCGACCGCAAGCTCGGCCGGTGCGGCAGCTGCCCGTCGTCCATGGACGACGCGCTGTTCGAGCGGCTGCGCGCCTGGCGGCTCGAGCGGTCGCAGGAGCAGAAGGTGCCGGCCTACGTCGTGTTCACCGACGCCACCCTCATCGCCATCGCCGAGTCCAAGCCGGCCGACGAGGCTCAGCTCGCGGCCATCCCCGGGGTTGGGCGCACGAAGCTGGACCGGTACGGTGAGGACGTTCTTCGGCTGTGTCAGGATCTCGCCGAAGAATTACCGTAA
- a CDS encoding mycoredoxin, with product MSQFTMYSTTWCGYCRRLKTALNRDGITFHEVDIETDPKSADLVMSLNQGNAVVPTLVFSDGSALTNPSPSQVKAKLTAIAG from the coding sequence ATGTCGCAGTTCACCATGTACAGCACCACCTGGTGTGGCTACTGCCGTCGGCTCAAGACGGCGCTGAACCGCGACGGCATCACCTTCCACGAGGTCGACATCGAGACCGACCCGAAGTCCGCCGACCTCGTCATGAGCCTCAACCAGGGCAACGCCGTCGTGCCGACCCTGGTGTTCTCCGACGGCAGCGCGCTGACCAACCCCAGCCCGTCGCAGGTGAAGGCCAAGCTCACCGCCATCGCCGGCTGA
- the nudC gene encoding NAD(+) diphosphatase — translation MHEAYVLPGPLALSRSTVDRAADRRADAAWLDSLWADAATRVLLVGDGTVPVDGDGLRFVSPADAPDGDRLLLGLDDGVAFVAVHVGEKPDGGATLREVGAALGDRDAGLAVHAIALANWHATHRFCPRCGGPTRSEQGGHVRVCELDGSQHFPRTDPAIIVLVVDEKERCLLGRSAAWPGKRFSTLAGFVEPGETPEHAVVRELYEEAGVRVTSCTYAGAQPWPFPSSLMLGYYASAAGEEPTPDGEEIAEARWFSRDELTAAMESGDVLPPSGISIARKLVEGWYGRPLPVDATWR, via the coding sequence GTGCACGAGGCCTATGTCTTGCCCGGACCCCTCGCCCTTTCGCGCTCCACGGTCGACCGCGCCGCCGACCGCCGCGCCGACGCCGCCTGGCTGGACTCGCTGTGGGCCGACGCCGCCACGCGGGTGCTGCTGGTCGGCGACGGCACGGTGCCGGTCGACGGCGACGGCCTGCGGTTCGTGTCGCCGGCCGACGCGCCCGACGGCGACCGCCTCCTGCTCGGGCTCGACGACGGCGTGGCCTTCGTCGCCGTCCACGTCGGCGAGAAGCCCGACGGCGGCGCGACGCTGCGCGAGGTCGGCGCGGCGCTCGGCGACCGCGACGCGGGGCTCGCCGTCCACGCCATCGCGCTGGCCAACTGGCACGCCACGCACCGGTTCTGCCCGCGCTGCGGCGGCCCCACGCGCTCCGAGCAGGGCGGGCACGTCCGGGTCTGCGAGCTCGACGGCTCGCAGCACTTCCCGCGCACCGACCCCGCGATCATCGTGCTGGTGGTCGACGAGAAGGAGCGCTGTCTGCTGGGACGCTCGGCGGCCTGGCCCGGGAAGCGGTTCTCGACGCTCGCCGGCTTCGTCGAGCCGGGCGAGACGCCGGAGCACGCCGTCGTGCGCGAGCTCTACGAGGAGGCCGGCGTGCGGGTGACGTCGTGCACCTACGCCGGAGCCCAGCCGTGGCCGTTCCCGTCCAGCCTCATGCTCGGCTACTACGCGAGCGCGGCCGGCGAGGAGCCGACGCCGGACGGCGAGGAGATCGCCGAGGCGCGCTGGTTCAGCCGCGACGAGCTCACGGCCGCCATGGAGAGCGGCGACGTGCTTCCGCCCAGCGGCATCTCGATCGCCCGGAAGCTGGTCGAGGGGTGGTACGGCCGGCCGCTCCCGGTGGACGCCACCTGGCGTTAG
- the deoD gene encoding purine-nucleoside phosphorylase: MSTHIAAASGEIAETVLLPGDPLRAEWIAKTYLDDVTCYTQVRNMLGFTGTYRGQRISVQGTGMGQPSISIYVHELLAEYGVKNLLRVGSCGGLLADVRVRDLVIGVSAASDSAMNALRFEGFHYAPTADFSLVRAYVEKAEAVGARYHVGQVFSTDSFYHDRPELRDRLTQYGVMAVEMEAAALYTLAAKFGARAMAVCTVSDNLVTGEETSAEERERTFAEMVELALDSVSA; the protein is encoded by the coding sequence GTGAGCACCCACATCGCTGCCGCGTCCGGCGAGATCGCCGAGACCGTCCTCCTGCCGGGCGACCCGCTCCGTGCCGAGTGGATCGCCAAGACGTATCTCGACGACGTCACCTGCTACACGCAGGTCCGCAACATGCTGGGCTTCACCGGCACCTACCGGGGTCAGCGCATCTCGGTCCAGGGCACCGGCATGGGCCAGCCGTCGATCTCGATCTACGTCCACGAACTGCTCGCCGAGTACGGCGTGAAGAACCTGCTGCGCGTCGGGTCGTGCGGCGGGCTGCTGGCCGACGTCCGCGTCCGCGACCTCGTCATCGGCGTCTCCGCGGCGTCGGACTCGGCGATGAACGCACTGCGCTTCGAGGGCTTCCACTACGCCCCGACGGCGGACTTCTCGCTGGTGCGGGCCTACGTCGAGAAGGCCGAGGCCGTCGGCGCCCGGTACCACGTCGGGCAGGTCTTCAGCACCGACTCCTTCTACCACGACCGTCCCGAGCTGCGGGACCGGCTGACGCAGTACGGCGTCATGGCCGTCGAGATGGAGGCGGCCGCCCTGTACACACTGGCCGCGAAGTTCGGCGCCCGCGCCATGGCCGTCTGCACGGTCAGCGACAACCTCGTCACCGGCGAGGAGACGTCGGCCGAGGAGCGCGAGCGCACGTTCGCCGAGATGGTCGAGCTGGCGCTGGACTCCGTCTCGGCGTGA
- a CDS encoding endonuclease/exonuclease/phosphatase family protein, with amino-acid sequence MTPRGWAWPAGSAAAAALLAVLVVWPQAFGMAGVYGPAQVVALRGLTVVAGGAAAVGVAVLALVVRPARWPLAAVAGVVAVATVFSAGVLWSRGVWSDRITSAASSTSGEGEVQVLAFNTLYDGAGPEVVAGLITTYGADVVVLPETSAETTSRAATLAGGGFQVFHHQVDAGITSATGLLVATSLGTYGEPRPDPSGGLGSFTVRPEPGSDGPPITAVHAWPPTGDAMARWRDDTVWAVRRCKGAEGSIVAGDFNATLDHPALRSLAPCADAAAERDAAAVGTWPATWPWWAGAPIDHVLADARAWEVVSFSVLGAAGGSDHRPVLAVLRPAG; translated from the coding sequence GTGACACCGCGCGGCTGGGCGTGGCCGGCCGGATCGGCCGCGGCGGCCGCGCTGCTCGCGGTGCTGGTGGTCTGGCCGCAGGCGTTCGGCATGGCCGGCGTCTACGGCCCGGCCCAGGTGGTGGCGCTGCGCGGCCTGACGGTGGTCGCCGGCGGTGCCGCCGCCGTGGGCGTCGCCGTGCTGGCGCTGGTCGTCCGGCCGGCCCGGTGGCCGCTGGCGGCGGTCGCCGGGGTCGTCGCCGTCGCGACGGTGTTCTCGGCCGGCGTGCTGTGGTCGCGGGGCGTCTGGTCCGACCGGATCACGTCGGCCGCGTCGTCGACGTCCGGCGAGGGCGAGGTGCAGGTGCTCGCCTTCAACACCCTGTACGACGGCGCCGGCCCGGAGGTCGTGGCCGGCCTGATCACGACCTACGGCGCCGACGTGGTCGTGCTGCCGGAGACCTCCGCGGAGACGACGTCGCGCGCCGCGACACTGGCGGGTGGTGGCTTCCAGGTCTTCCACCACCAGGTCGACGCCGGCATCACCTCGGCGACGGGGCTGCTGGTGGCGACGTCGCTGGGGACGTACGGCGAGCCGCGGCCGGACCCGTCCGGCGGGCTCGGCTCGTTCACCGTCCGGCCGGAGCCGGGCTCGGACGGCCCGCCGATCACCGCCGTGCACGCCTGGCCGCCCACCGGCGACGCGATGGCCCGCTGGCGCGACGACACCGTCTGGGCCGTGCGCCGGTGCAAGGGCGCCGAGGGCTCGATCGTCGCCGGCGACTTCAACGCGACGCTGGACCACCCGGCGCTGCGCTCGCTGGCGCCGTGCGCCGACGCCGCGGCCGAACGCGACGCTGCCGCCGTCGGCACCTGGCCGGCGACCTGGCCGTGGTGGGCGGGCGCGCCCATCGACCACGTGCTCGCCGACGCGCGGGCCTGGGAGGTCGTGTCGTTCAGCGTGCTCGGCGCCGCCGGCGGCAGCGACCACCGGCCGGTGCTGGCGGTGCTGCGCCCGGCGGGCTAG
- a CDS encoding pyridoxamine 5'-phosphate oxidase family protein, with protein sequence MQPNQITEILNRPYSQELLARDIARLAYVAADGTPRVVPIGFSWNGTEVVMCTSTNAAKLDALRRNPAVALTIDTEVHPPKVLLIRGTAELDVVDGIPDEYMEMNSTYQMTPEQRVEWEAGVRALYDQMVRVVVTPTWVKLIDFETTLPSNVEELVARKAGQA encoded by the coding sequence GTGCAGCCGAACCAGATCACCGAGATCCTGAACCGCCCGTACAGCCAGGAGCTGCTGGCCCGCGACATCGCCCGGCTGGCCTACGTCGCCGCCGACGGCACCCCCCGCGTCGTCCCCATCGGGTTCTCCTGGAACGGCACCGAGGTCGTCATGTGCACGTCGACGAACGCCGCGAAGCTGGACGCACTGCGCCGCAACCCGGCCGTCGCGCTGACCATCGACACCGAGGTGCACCCGCCGAAGGTGCTGCTGATCCGCGGCACGGCCGAGCTGGACGTCGTCGACGGCATCCCGGACGAGTACATGGAGATGAACAGCACCTACCAGATGACGCCCGAGCAGCGCGTCGAGTGGGAGGCCGGTGTCCGGGCCCTGTACGACCAGATGGTGCGGGTCGTGGTGACCCCGACGTGGGTGAAACTGATCGACTTCGAGACCACCCTGCCCAGCAACGTCGAGGAGCTCGTCGCTCGGAAGGCCGGGCAGGCCTGA
- a CDS encoding YciI family protein, whose protein sequence is MKYLLLKHYRGGPDAVSPQPPMDQWAPEDVDAHIQYMRDFAARLVETGEFVDERALRPEGTFVRHDGVGRPPVTDGPFAETKDLVAGWMLIDVDSWERAVELAGELSAAPCAGGEPGREWLEVRPLFTEQLLGTE, encoded by the coding sequence GTGAAGTACCTGCTGCTGAAGCACTACAGGGGCGGACCCGACGCCGTCTCCCCACAGCCGCCGATGGACCAGTGGGCGCCCGAGGACGTCGACGCGCACATCCAGTACATGCGCGACTTCGCCGCCCGGCTGGTCGAGACGGGCGAGTTCGTCGACGAGCGTGCCCTGCGCCCCGAGGGCACGTTCGTGCGCCACGACGGCGTGGGCCGCCCGCCGGTCACCGACGGCCCGTTCGCCGAGACCAAGGACCTCGTCGCCGGCTGGATGCTGATCGACGTCGACTCGTGGGAGCGGGCGGTCGAGCTGGCCGGAGAGCTGTCCGCCGCTCCCTGCGCCGGTGGCGAGCCGGGCCGCGAGTGGCTCGAGGTCCGGCCGCTGTTCACCGAGCAGCTCCTGGGCACGGAGTGA
- a CDS encoding DUF6596 domain-containing protein, which translates to MNEALLRELVPAVIGILVRRGADFASAEDAVQEALIRALATWPDDPPRDPKAWLVTAAWHKFVDATRAEASRRGREVAVDAEPLAGPAPSSDDTLRLYFLCAHPTLPPASAVALTLRAVGGLTTRQIAAAHLVPEATMAQRISRAKRKLEGLPLDQPGDLATVLRVLYLVFNEGYGGDVDLAAEAIRITRQLAALTDEPEVAGLLALMLLHHARRASRTGPDGRLVPLGSQDRSRWDTGLIADGVTVLQAALARDRLGEYQAQAAIAALHADAPSAAETDWVQIVEWYDELLPLTGDSPVVRLNRAVAVGEADGPRAGLAALDGVDPELPRYAAVAAYLCERSGDLARAAELYADAAHAATSVPERDHLTREAARVRQQLRGS; encoded by the coding sequence GTGAACGAGGCGCTGCTGCGCGAGCTCGTCCCCGCGGTCATCGGGATCCTCGTGCGGCGCGGCGCCGACTTCGCGTCGGCCGAGGACGCCGTGCAGGAGGCCCTGATCCGGGCGCTGGCGACCTGGCCGGACGATCCGCCCCGCGACCCCAAGGCGTGGCTCGTCACGGCCGCGTGGCACAAGTTCGTCGACGCCACCCGGGCCGAGGCCTCGAGGCGGGGGCGGGAGGTCGCGGTCGACGCCGAGCCGCTTGCCGGACCGGCGCCCTCCAGCGACGACACCCTGCGGCTCTACTTCCTGTGCGCGCACCCCACGCTGCCGCCGGCCTCTGCCGTCGCTCTGACGCTGCGCGCGGTCGGCGGCCTGACGACCCGGCAGATCGCCGCCGCCCACCTCGTCCCCGAGGCGACCATGGCGCAGCGGATCAGCCGGGCCAAGCGGAAGCTCGAGGGGCTGCCGCTGGACCAGCCCGGGGACCTCGCCACGGTGCTGCGCGTGCTCTACCTCGTCTTCAACGAGGGCTACGGGGGCGACGTCGACCTCGCCGCCGAGGCGATCCGCATCACCCGCCAGCTCGCCGCGCTGACCGACGAGCCCGAGGTCGCGGGGCTGCTCGCGCTCATGCTGCTGCACCACGCACGGCGCGCCTCGCGCACCGGCCCGGACGGCCGCCTGGTGCCGCTCGGGTCGCAGGACCGGTCCCGCTGGGACACCGGGCTGATCGCCGACGGCGTGACGGTCCTGCAGGCGGCCCTCGCCCGCGATCGGCTGGGCGAGTACCAGGCGCAGGCCGCGATCGCCGCCCTGCACGCCGACGCACCGAGCGCGGCGGAGACCGACTGGGTGCAGATCGTCGAGTGGTACGACGAGCTGCTGCCGCTCACCGGCGACAGCCCCGTGGTGCGGCTCAACCGGGCGGTGGCGGTCGGCGAGGCCGACGGGCCGCGGGCCGGCCTGGCCGCGCTGGACGGGGTCGATCCCGAGCTCCCGCGCTACGCCGCGGTGGCGGCGTACCTGTGCGAGCGGTCGGGAGACCTCGCGCGGGCGGCGGAGCTGTACGCCGACGCCGCCCACGCCGCCACCAGCGTGCCCGAGCGCGACCACCTCACGCGCGAGGCGGCCCGCGTGCGCCAGCAGCTGCGAGGTTCGTGA
- a CDS encoding DUF222 domain-containing protein gives MIRPGDHPSAAWAGLAPGTVLNAVLETFDPPALPRRDLPRVAAAYQRQGSHLDAMQARIIAELASRAEPPGGAATPVTIAEALHLDLDTATELVTLAVDLVTGLPATLAALDDGRITLAKARVIARRTRRLGPATRVAVEAVALARAPELTEPQLRRWLDDAMTPPENGENGEARASS, from the coding sequence ATGATCCGCCCCGGAGATCACCCCAGCGCGGCCTGGGCCGGCCTGGCCCCCGGCACCGTCCTCAACGCCGTGCTCGAGACGTTCGACCCGCCCGCGCTCCCCCGCCGCGACCTCCCCCGCGTCGCCGCGGCCTACCAGCGCCAGGGCTCCCACCTCGACGCCATGCAGGCCCGCATCATCGCCGAGCTGGCCTCGCGGGCCGAGCCGCCGGGCGGCGCGGCCACGCCGGTCACCATCGCCGAGGCCCTGCACCTCGACCTCGACACCGCGACGGAGCTCGTCACCCTCGCCGTCGACCTCGTCACCGGCCTGCCCGCCACGCTCGCGGCCCTCGACGACGGCCGCATCACGCTGGCGAAGGCGCGCGTCATCGCCCGGCGCACCCGGCGGCTCGGCCCCGCCACCCGGGTCGCGGTCGAGGCCGTCGCCCTGGCCCGCGCGCCCGAGCTCACCGAGCCGCAGCTGCGCCGCTGGCTCGACGACGCCATGACGCCGCCGGAGAACGGCGAGAACGGCGAGGCTCGTGCCTCGTCCTGA